Proteins co-encoded in one Setaria viridis chromosome 9, Setaria_viridis_v4.0, whole genome shotgun sequence genomic window:
- the LOC117837118 gene encoding protein PHOSPHATE-INDUCED 1 homolog, with protein MEKPRSFGAAGCGLLLSLLVIGFARPCHSSLYRPPPPAIVYHAGAVLDGAVPVSVLYYGAFSPHQKAVVADFLLSLSPRGLQHQQHHGFGSPGPAPAPSVARWWETVDRYVRKAGRDPPRVLLASQVHDEACSLGKTLSRLQVERLAARLGVAPGGVAVVLTAADVTVEGQCSSACGAHGASTPGGAAHVWVGNAAAQCPGRCAWPFHPAEGFAYGARHAPGRGAGRGGETMGAPNGDVGVDGMLVNLAAMLAGAVTNPYGHGFFQGDPGAPVEVAAACPGVYGRGAYPGYPGAVRQDKVTGAGYNVVGRNGRKYLVPALVDPDNYSCIILS; from the coding sequence ATGGAGAAGCCAAGGTCgttcggcgccgccggctgcggcctcctcctctccctgctGGTGATCGGCTTCGCGCGCCCATGCCACTCCTCCCTctaccgcccgccgccgcccgccattgTCTACCACGCCGGCGCGGTGCTCGACGGCGCCGTGCCGGTCTCCGTCCTCTACTACGGCGCTTTCTCGCCGCACCAGAAGGCCGTCGTGGCCGACTTCctgctctccctctccccccgcggcctccagcaccagcagcaccacGGCTTCGGCtcgccggggccggcgccggcgccgtcggtgGCGCGGTGGTGGGAGACCGTGGACCGGTACGTGCGCAAGGCCGGCCGGGACCCGCCGCGGGTGCTCCTGGCCAGCCAGGTGCACGACGAGGCGTGCTCGCTCGGGAAGACGCTGTCCAGGCTCCAGGTCGagcggctggcggcgcggctcggCGTGGCGCCCGGGGGCGTGGCCGTCGTGCTCACGGCCGCCGATGTCACCGTCGAGGGCCAGTGCAGCAGCGCGTGCGGGGCGCACGGGGCCTCCAcgccgggcggcgccgcgcACGTCTGGGTGGGCAACGCCGCCGCGCAGTGCCCGGGGCGGTGCGCCTGGCCGTTCCACCCGGCGGAGGGCTTCGCGTACGGCGCGCGTCACGCGcccgggcgcggcgccggccgcggtggCGAGACGATGGGCGCGCCCAACGGCGACGTCGGCGTGGACGGCATGCTGGTGAACCTGGCGGCGATGCTGGCCGGCGCGGTCACCAACCCGTACGGGCACGGGTTCTTCCAGGGGGACCCCGGGGcgccggtggaggtggcggccgcgTGCCCGGGCGTCTACGGCCGGGGCGCGTACCCGGGGTACCCCGGCGCGGTGAGGCAGGACAAGGTCACCGGCGCGGGGTACAACGTGGTGGGCAGGAATGGCAGGAAGTACCTCGTGCCGGCGCTGGTCGACCCCGACAACTACTCCTGCATCATCTTGTCGTAG